In Haloterrigena turkmenica DSM 5511, a single genomic region encodes these proteins:
- a CDS encoding DUF7284 family protein, with protein sequence MRSERAVSTVLDVAFALLLVSASVLLLGLYLTGTEGSLEETRADRTAETLSGSTVAVSYDLEAITESDRYEEPETVDGYERTTYGSATDLLAEAAVANATIGDDRLIRYADSFVESVAASVDGRFTGSNRNVHVVASWRPYEDASISGEVTAGQRPPPTADTTAATTTASSEPPALNSSALAAAYADEEEIDALAEPIARSIVRGYFPPERTQLTLERRGLDRAVTTTHYLELADRLDPDHDLERDAGPLRRSDARADDANEVLIAGLTELIADDLESGAIGEELDAIGDDEAELEAFFEETIAPSDVDITTYTWE encoded by the coding sequence GTGAGATCGGAGCGCGCCGTCAGCACCGTCCTCGACGTCGCGTTCGCGCTGTTGCTGGTCAGCGCGAGCGTCCTGCTGCTCGGCCTCTATCTTACCGGTACCGAGGGCTCGCTCGAGGAAACGCGGGCGGACCGAACCGCCGAAACGCTCAGCGGGTCGACGGTCGCCGTCAGCTACGATCTCGAGGCGATCACGGAGAGCGACCGCTACGAGGAACCGGAGACCGTCGACGGCTACGAACGGACGACGTACGGCTCCGCGACCGACCTGCTCGCGGAGGCGGCAGTCGCGAACGCGACGATCGGTGACGACCGATTGATCCGGTACGCCGACTCGTTCGTCGAGAGCGTCGCCGCCAGCGTCGACGGCCGGTTCACCGGTTCGAACCGCAACGTCCACGTCGTCGCCAGCTGGCGCCCCTACGAGGACGCCTCGATCAGCGGCGAAGTGACCGCCGGCCAGCGGCCGCCGCCGACTGCAGATACGACCGCCGCGACGACGACCGCCTCGAGCGAACCCCCTGCTCTCAACAGTTCAGCATTGGCGGCGGCGTACGCCGACGAGGAAGAGATCGACGCGCTCGCCGAACCGATCGCTCGCTCGATCGTCCGCGGCTACTTCCCGCCCGAGCGAACGCAACTGACACTCGAGCGGCGCGGTCTCGATCGTGCCGTCACGACGACTCACTACCTCGAACTCGCCGATCGACTCGATCCGGATCACGACCTCGAGCGAGACGCCGGTCCGCTGCGGCGGTCGGACGCCCGGGCTGACGACGCCAACGAGGTGCTGATCGCGGGCCTCACTGAACTGATCGCCGACGACCTCGAGTCGGGGGCGATCGGGGAGGAACTCGACGCGATCGGCGACGACGAGGCCGAACTGGAAGCGTTCTTCGAGGAAACCATCGCCCCCAGCGACGTCGACATCACGACGTATACATGGGAATAA
- a CDS encoding DUF7285 family protein, giving the protein MSRSWSFRGQTEPVAALVAIVVMVLALGLYSGFLADVLRDRTDRSPEASAIDRIWADASHGGTFAAHRPTGLDDVEPDSLPQGRNVHVEVTAVTDDGDRAVVATEQFGADGTPVDDPEGPPADGSGIETGVAERPVPVEVAPGDVRGGTLRVEVWSP; this is encoded by the coding sequence ATGTCACGCTCGTGGTCGTTTAGAGGGCAGACGGAGCCGGTAGCGGCGCTCGTTGCGATCGTCGTGATGGTGCTCGCGCTCGGCCTCTACAGCGGCTTCCTCGCCGACGTCCTCAGGGACCGCACCGACCGTTCGCCCGAGGCGTCCGCGATCGACCGAATCTGGGCCGACGCCTCTCACGGCGGCACCTTTGCAGCCCACCGACCGACCGGGCTGGACGACGTCGAACCGGATTCGCTCCCGCAGGGACGAAACGTCCACGTCGAAGTCACTGCGGTGACCGACGACGGCGATCGGGCGGTCGTCGCGACGGAACAGTTCGGGGCGGACGGAACGCCGGTCGACGACCCCGAGGGTCCGCCCGCCGACGGGTCCGGAATCGAGACCGGCGTGGCGGAACGGCCCGTCCCCGTCGAAGTCGCCCCCGGTGACGTCCGCGGCGGTACCCTTCGCGTGGAGGTGTGGTCGCCGTGA
- a CDS encoding DUF7283 family protein: MDWETPVDAWYVWLGASIVSLALAGVVLALPTGPPPDAEGATNAIEETTASSYEAASTLEHDADAIRIDGKTVALRNEHGISRSSLAYGQVVVVNGDERLERLVYGESFTTVFESELEDADANAATAFMDRVADADENNAGEWLTASDELTVRQVAVEPDEMPELRVRGTEHEDSILDGRRSLPKEVAATYRGNETPTITYTVTGTAPIEPHIVAPHEYAAVGYEATWTTTHADSDTVRTDLDSHLVDGVRIDGTRSPGTDTERPDEEFWIGVYPLTVTAEFDSETCETTLESATTVDSVCPTATATDERAAELDWIERNDETENYHVTLVVV, from the coding sequence ATGGACTGGGAAACACCCGTCGACGCCTGGTACGTGTGGCTGGGCGCCAGTATCGTCAGTCTCGCTCTCGCCGGCGTCGTCCTCGCCCTGCCGACGGGACCGCCGCCCGACGCCGAGGGCGCGACGAACGCGATCGAGGAGACGACCGCGAGCAGCTACGAAGCGGCGTCGACCCTCGAGCACGACGCCGACGCGATCAGAATCGACGGGAAGACGGTCGCGCTGCGCAACGAGCACGGGATCAGTCGCTCGAGTCTCGCGTACGGGCAGGTCGTCGTCGTCAACGGCGACGAGCGACTCGAACGCCTCGTCTACGGCGAGTCGTTCACGACGGTGTTCGAATCGGAACTCGAGGACGCAGACGCGAACGCGGCGACCGCGTTCATGGACCGCGTCGCCGACGCCGACGAGAACAACGCCGGCGAGTGGCTGACCGCCTCGGACGAGCTAACCGTTCGACAGGTCGCCGTCGAACCCGACGAGATGCCGGAGTTACGAGTTCGGGGGACCGAACACGAAGACTCGATACTCGACGGCCGTCGTTCCCTCCCGAAGGAAGTGGCCGCCACGTACCGGGGCAACGAAACGCCGACGATCACGTATACCGTGACCGGTACTGCTCCCATCGAGCCCCATATCGTCGCGCCACACGAGTACGCGGCCGTCGGCTACGAGGCGACGTGGACGACGACCCACGCGGACTCCGATACCGTCCGAACCGATCTCGATTCGCACCTCGTCGACGGGGTGCGGATCGACGGGACCCGTTCGCCGGGTACTGATACCGAACGTCCCGACGAAGAGTTCTGGATCGGCGTCTATCCGCTCACCGTCACTGCGGAGTTCGATTCGGAAACGTGTGAAACGACCCTCGAGAGCGCGACGACCGTTGATTCCGTCTGTCCGACCGCTACCGCCACCGACGAGCGCGCGGCCGAACTGGACTGGATCGAACGAAACGACGAGACGGAGAACTACCATGTCACGCTCGTGGTCGTTTAG
- a CDS encoding bacterio-opsin activator domain-containing protein: MDAGNTLADVALETLPITVAVVDENGEILLTNKSWRAFGPDDHRTDHVGVNYIATAEMDADTDEYARRAVEGIEAVIDGERETFTMEYPCHSPERKQWFLMWAKRFRIGGEVRVSVVHLDITERKLAEITAEETAAELREEHRTLEHVLERVDGLLRDVTDAAVGATTREEIERAVCSRLADTEPYVLAWIGRVDVTNRRLSPREWASAGDVPLEDGDLVLGSDESHPAVRALADGDAQVVQDLDSFDDAERWWPEGAGDRFRSVAALPLRYGDVAYGVLAVFADEPSAFSERELLVLDSLAGTISTAMNAIEARRMLATDDVVELELAIGDPDLFVAALATELEAAVTFRGLTDDEDGTPIAFFHADRAVDGAPDAAAIDGVADVRILSTYDGGTLLEAAVDDDIVRTISEHGGTVRRFETRGDTPQADSRTAAGDGIVDLTVDLPNGQAARSVYDRLDRRYDAVELISYHETERPRRTPGDVMARLESSLTDRQQTALRKAYYADYFEWPRNVSGEELAESMDISRSTFHQHLRTAQRKLLDELFTGDPTR, from the coding sequence ATGGACGCCGGGAACACACTCGCCGACGTCGCCCTCGAGACGCTCCCCATCACCGTCGCGGTCGTCGACGAGAACGGAGAGATTCTGCTGACGAATAAGTCCTGGCGGGCGTTCGGTCCCGACGACCACCGAACGGATCACGTCGGCGTCAACTACATCGCGACGGCGGAAATGGACGCCGACACCGACGAATACGCCAGACGGGCGGTCGAAGGAATCGAGGCGGTTATCGACGGCGAGCGGGAGACGTTCACGATGGAGTACCCCTGTCACTCGCCCGAGCGAAAGCAGTGGTTCCTGATGTGGGCGAAGCGATTCCGCATCGGTGGGGAGGTCCGCGTCTCGGTGGTCCACCTCGATATCACCGAACGCAAACTGGCCGAGATCACCGCCGAGGAGACCGCCGCGGAACTCCGCGAGGAACACCGGACGCTCGAGCACGTCCTCGAGCGCGTCGACGGCCTGCTCCGGGACGTCACCGACGCCGCCGTCGGCGCGACGACCCGCGAAGAGATCGAACGCGCGGTCTGTTCGCGTCTCGCCGACACCGAACCGTACGTGCTCGCCTGGATCGGGCGCGTCGACGTCACGAACCGCCGCCTCTCGCCGCGCGAGTGGGCCAGCGCCGGCGACGTTCCCCTCGAGGACGGCGACCTCGTCCTGGGGTCGGACGAGAGTCACCCCGCCGTTCGGGCGCTCGCAGACGGGGACGCGCAGGTGGTACAGGATCTCGACTCGTTCGACGACGCGGAGCGATGGTGGCCCGAGGGTGCCGGCGATCGGTTTCGGTCGGTCGCCGCGTTGCCGCTTCGCTACGGCGACGTCGCGTACGGGGTGCTCGCGGTGTTCGCCGACGAGCCGTCGGCCTTCTCGGAGCGCGAACTGCTCGTCCTCGACTCGCTGGCCGGGACGATCTCGACCGCGATGAACGCGATCGAGGCGCGGCGGATGCTCGCGACCGACGACGTCGTCGAACTCGAGCTCGCGATCGGGGATCCCGACCTGTTCGTCGCGGCGCTGGCGACCGAACTCGAGGCGGCGGTCACCTTTCGGGGATTGACCGACGACGAGGACGGGACGCCGATCGCGTTCTTCCACGCCGACCGTGCCGTCGACGGCGCCCCGGACGCGGCGGCGATCGACGGCGTCGCCGACGTCCGAATCCTGTCGACGTACGACGGTGGAACGCTCCTCGAGGCCGCCGTCGACGACGACATCGTGCGGACGATCTCCGAACACGGCGGGACGGTTCGGCGGTTCGAGACCAGAGGCGATACGCCCCAGGCCGATTCCCGGACCGCCGCCGGCGACGGGATCGTCGATCTCACCGTCGATCTCCCGAACGGACAGGCCGCACGCTCGGTCTACGACCGGTTGGACCGGCGGTACGACGCGGTCGAGTTGATCAGCTACCACGAGACTGAGCGCCCCAGACGAACGCCGGGGGACGTGATGGCGCGATTGGAGTCGTCGCTGACCGATCGCCAGCAGACGGCGCTGCGGAAGGCCTACTACGCCGATTACTTCGAGTGGCCCCGCAACGTCTCCGGCGAGGAACTCGCCGAGTCGATGGACATCTCCCGATCGACGTTCCACCAGCACCTCCGGACCGCACAGCGGAAGCTGCTGGACGAACTGTTCACCGGGGACCCCACTAGGTAG
- a CDS encoding phytoene/squalene synthase family protein, which yields MQQKHIDAGKTIQQRTGKTFYLATKFLPERVRHATHVLYGFFRIADEVVDDAEGVPPDRQRAELESLRAQALGETEPEGPVLEAFEELRREYDIAGGEINSFVDAMQSDIETDRYETYDDLESYMRGSAAAVGVMMTAIMDPDERAAALPHAVKLGEAFQMTNFLRDVREDVVERDRIYLPQETLRSHGVSDAQIERLEYSDSFEAAMAAELKRTEELYREGVAGIRYLPEDCQLPVLLAAVLYAEHHTVIRAQEYDVLSREPSLSTTRKLRCLAKTRWHWHWNRDPEAVFRRVSAIPDRDRDRHEAGHGGHVPTQ from the coding sequence ATGCAGCAGAAACACATCGACGCGGGCAAGACGATCCAGCAGCGAACCGGGAAGACGTTCTACCTGGCGACGAAGTTCCTCCCGGAACGGGTTCGCCACGCGACGCACGTCCTCTACGGGTTCTTCCGGATCGCCGACGAGGTGGTCGACGACGCCGAAGGCGTTCCGCCGGACCGGCAACGCGCCGAACTCGAGTCGCTCCGAGCGCAGGCCCTCGGCGAAACCGAGCCCGAGGGACCCGTCCTCGAGGCGTTCGAGGAGCTCCGGCGGGAGTACGACATCGCCGGCGGCGAAATTAACTCGTTCGTCGACGCGATGCAGTCGGACATCGAGACCGACCGGTACGAGACCTACGACGACCTCGAGTCGTACATGCGCGGCTCGGCGGCCGCCGTCGGTGTGATGATGACGGCGATCATGGATCCCGACGAGCGCGCGGCCGCACTCCCCCACGCCGTCAAACTCGGCGAGGCGTTCCAGATGACCAACTTCCTGCGGGACGTCCGTGAGGACGTCGTCGAGCGCGACCGGATCTACCTGCCACAGGAGACGCTCCGCTCGCACGGCGTTTCGGACGCCCAGATCGAGCGCCTCGAGTACTCCGACTCCTTCGAGGCGGCGATGGCGGCGGAGCTCAAACGAACCGAGGAACTCTACCGTGAGGGCGTCGCCGGCATCCGCTACCTCCCCGAGGACTGCCAGTTGCCCGTCCTGCTAGCGGCCGTCCTCTACGCGGAACACCACACCGTGATTCGAGCCCAGGAGTACGATGTCCTGAGCCGGGAGCCGTCGCTCTCCACGACGCGAAAGCTGCGATGTCTCGCGAAGACGCGCTGGCACTGGCACTGGAACCGCGATCCGGAGGCCGTCTTCCGGCGGGTCTCGGCCATCCCCGATCGCGACCGCGACCGCCACGAGGCCGGACACGGCGGTCACGTCCCGACGCAGTGA
- the cruF gene encoding bisanhydrobacterioruberin hydratase: MADPGAPTDADIDSDAVAGSDPGADERRVALERRLEALIRENRFTIAVVFPVVGAVTLVASAEGLLPRPLAYNPLLILFGTLVMRSPLVVGLLPRVDRRALAYLGLVTAYTYAIELVGVRTGWPYGAFEYGIQLGPMLFGEIPLALPLFFLPLVLNAFLLTLLILEGWSARPLVRIPTAIAVVVAVDLVLDPAAVAIGFWAYVPPGSYYGVPASNYVGWLLSGTVAVLLVDRAFDRAALLERVRTCEFVLDDLVSFVVLWGAINVLYGNWLAAGVAGLFCLGLFRTERYDRELLLTALPASVGRNRDS; encoded by the coding sequence ATGGCTGATCCGGGCGCCCCGACGGACGCCGATATCGATTCGGACGCCGTCGCCGGCTCCGACCCCGGGGCTGACGAACGCCGGGTAGCTCTCGAGCGCCGCCTCGAGGCGCTGATTCGGGAGAATCGATTCACGATCGCGGTCGTGTTTCCGGTCGTCGGCGCAGTGACGCTGGTCGCGAGCGCGGAAGGGCTACTGCCGAGGCCGCTCGCGTACAATCCGCTGTTGATCCTGTTCGGGACGTTGGTGATGCGCTCGCCGCTGGTCGTCGGCCTGCTTCCGCGGGTCGACCGCCGAGCGCTGGCCTATCTGGGGCTCGTGACGGCGTACACGTACGCGATCGAACTGGTCGGCGTGCGAACCGGCTGGCCCTACGGTGCCTTCGAGTACGGAATCCAACTGGGACCGATGCTGTTCGGCGAGATCCCGCTCGCGCTCCCGCTGTTTTTCCTCCCGTTGGTCCTGAACGCCTTCCTGCTGACGCTGCTGATCCTCGAGGGCTGGAGCGCGCGGCCGCTGGTCAGGATCCCGACCGCGATCGCCGTCGTCGTCGCCGTCGACCTCGTCCTCGATCCGGCCGCCGTCGCCATCGGCTTCTGGGCGTACGTCCCGCCAGGGAGTTACTACGGCGTTCCCGCCTCGAACTACGTCGGCTGGCTCCTCTCGGGAACCGTCGCGGTCCTCCTCGTCGACCGCGCGTTCGACCGCGCGGCACTGCTCGAGCGGGTCCGAACCTGCGAGTTCGTCCTCGACGATCTGGTGAGCTTCGTGGTGCTCTGGGGGGCGATCAACGTCCTCTACGGGAACTGGCTGGCCGCCGGCGTCGCTGGTCTGTTCTGTCTCGGCTTGTTCCGGACCGAGCGCTACGACCGCGAGTTGCTCCTGACGGCGCTTCCCGCGAGCGTCGGACGGAATCGCGACTCGTGA
- a CDS encoding prenyltransferase has translation MTANSTAAGEGRHGDRLRYLLTLSRPRFWLYLAGPVLVGVAYAADSVGDALAPAAIVLFAYFLLPANVFLYGINDIYDREIDAANPKKSEREARYRGQRIVPVVVAVCALLGLAILPLVPSAAWPWLAVFLVLGAAYSAPPVRFKTTPVLDSVSNGLYIAPGVAAYAAVAGSQPPILAVLGGWLWAMGMHTFSAVPDIEPDRETGIRTTATVLGERRTYAYCGACWLASAAAFAALDLRLGALMLVYPGLVAAIATSSVAVDRAYWWFPAINTVVGAVLTMGGLWRVLYG, from the coding sequence ATGACCGCGAACTCGACGGCTGCGGGCGAGGGCCGACACGGCGACCGGCTCCGGTACCTGCTGACCCTCTCTCGGCCCCGGTTCTGGCTCTATCTCGCCGGCCCGGTGCTCGTCGGCGTCGCCTACGCCGCCGATAGCGTCGGCGATGCGTTGGCTCCCGCGGCGATCGTCCTGTTCGCCTACTTCCTGCTTCCGGCGAACGTCTTCCTCTACGGGATCAACGACATCTACGATCGCGAGATCGACGCCGCGAATCCGAAGAAATCGGAGCGGGAGGCCCGGTACCGCGGCCAGCGGATCGTTCCCGTCGTCGTGGCCGTCTGCGCGCTCCTGGGGCTGGCGATCCTCCCTCTCGTCCCGTCCGCGGCGTGGCCGTGGCTCGCTGTCTTCCTCGTCCTCGGGGCGGCCTACAGCGCGCCGCCGGTCCGGTTCAAGACCACACCCGTGCTCGATTCGGTCTCGAACGGGCTCTACATCGCCCCCGGCGTGGCGGCCTACGCCGCCGTCGCGGGGAGCCAGCCCCCGATCCTCGCCGTCCTCGGCGGCTGGCTGTGGGCGATGGGGATGCACACGTTCTCCGCGGTTCCCGACATCGAACCAGACCGGGAGACCGGCATCCGGACGACCGCGACGGTGCTCGGCGAGCGCCGGACCTACGCCTACTGCGGCGCCTGCTGGCTCGCGAGCGCCGCCGCGTTCGCCGCGCTCGATCTCCGTCTCGGTGCGCTCATGCTCGTCTACCCCGGCCTCGTCGCCGCGATCGCGACCTCGAGCGTCGCGGTCGACCGCGCGTACTGGTGGTTCCCGGCGATCAACACGGTCGTCGGCGCGGTGCTGACGATGGGCGGCCTCTGGAGGGTGCTCTATGGCTGA
- a CDS encoding phytoene desaturase family protein — protein MQSLAGESVVVIGAGIGGLATACYLADAGADVRVIEKNEQVGGRASRLEKDGFRFDMGPSWYLMPDVFERFFGDFDRTPSDYYELTHLDPHYRLFFKDGDQVDVTPDLERTKAVFDEYEAGAGEALERYLEKSKENYEVGMEHFVYEDRTRLRDYVDPDVARQARGLSLLGSMQGHVEDYFDHPKLQQIMQYTLVFLGGSPTNTPALYNLMSHVDFNLGVWYPDGGIAAVVDSIAQLGRELGVEYDTDRPATAIKGREGAFLVETPDGPIRSDLVVSNADYAHTEQELLQPEQRGYDADYWEKRTYAPSAFLLYLGVEGSVDELAHHTLVLPTDWQDHFDRIFEDPEWPEDPAYYLCVPSKTDDDVAPDGHSALFVLVPIAPGLEDTPEVREEYRDRILGDIAVNTGTDLRDRIVLEERFCVEDFADRYNSYDGTALGLAHTLRQTALFRPPHRSKGVDGLYFVGGDTTPGIGVPMCLISGELTAQTVLEDYGRPTGR, from the coding sequence ATGCAATCGCTGGCCGGTGAGTCGGTCGTCGTGATCGGCGCCGGAATCGGCGGCCTCGCGACGGCCTGTTACCTCGCCGACGCGGGCGCCGACGTGCGGGTTATCGAAAAGAACGAGCAGGTCGGCGGTCGAGCGAGCCGCCTCGAGAAAGACGGCTTCCGGTTCGACATGGGTCCCTCGTGGTACCTAATGCCGGACGTTTTCGAGCGCTTCTTCGGCGACTTCGATCGGACGCCGTCGGACTACTACGAACTGACGCACCTCGATCCGCACTACCGGCTGTTCTTCAAAGACGGGGATCAGGTCGACGTGACGCCCGACCTCGAGCGAACGAAGGCCGTCTTCGACGAGTACGAGGCGGGCGCCGGCGAGGCCTTGGAGCGCTACCTCGAGAAATCGAAGGAGAACTACGAGGTCGGGATGGAACACTTCGTCTACGAGGATCGCACCCGCCTGCGCGATTACGTCGATCCCGACGTGGCTCGACAGGCACGGGGCCTCTCGCTGCTGGGATCGATGCAGGGCCACGTCGAGGACTACTTCGACCACCCGAAGCTCCAGCAGATCATGCAGTACACGCTGGTGTTCCTCGGCGGCTCGCCGACGAACACGCCGGCGCTGTACAATCTGATGAGCCACGTCGATTTCAACCTCGGCGTCTGGTATCCCGACGGGGGGATCGCCGCCGTCGTCGACAGTATCGCGCAACTGGGTCGGGAACTGGGCGTCGAGTACGACACCGATCGGCCAGCGACGGCGATCAAGGGCCGCGAGGGCGCCTTTCTCGTCGAGACGCCCGACGGCCCGATCCGATCGGATCTGGTCGTCAGCAACGCCGACTACGCTCACACCGAACAGGAGCTCTTACAGCCCGAACAGCGCGGCTACGATGCCGACTACTGGGAGAAGCGAACCTACGCGCCCTCTGCGTTCCTGCTGTACCTCGGCGTCGAGGGGTCGGTCGACGAACTCGCCCACCACACGCTGGTCCTCCCCACGGACTGGCAGGACCACTTCGATCGGATCTTCGAAGACCCCGAGTGGCCCGAGGATCCCGCTTACTACCTCTGCGTGCCCTCGAAGACCGACGACGACGTCGCTCCTGACGGCCACAGCGCGCTGTTCGTCCTCGTTCCCATCGCGCCCGGCCTCGAGGACACCCCCGAAGTCCGCGAGGAGTACCGCGACAGGATCCTCGGGGACATCGCGGTCAACACCGGGACCGATCTGCGCGACCGGATCGTCCTCGAGGAGCGCTTCTGCGTCGAGGACTTCGCCGACCGGTACAACAGCTACGACGGGACGGCCCTCGGACTGGCCCACACGCTCCGGCAGACCGCGCTGTTCCGCCCGCCCCACCGCTCCAAGGGGGTCGACGGGCTCTACTTCGTCGGCGGCGACACGACGCCCGGGATCGGCGTTCCGATGTGTCTCATCAGCGGCGAGCTGACCGCCCAGACGGTCCTCGAGGACTACGGCCGACCGACCGGCCGATGA
- a CDS encoding formate/nitrite transporter family protein — MSDHEQPGSVEEDRADRDQEEAPPPDHDAEAERVREAVDRSRSGAPAAGSVVRDRFSSDEVFQRIVAAADEEVTSGSRELFFSGIAAGFAITITVLLYASLYGATDGHPILSALLYPLGFIYIIIGGYQLYTENTLPPVALTLERLASIPALLRHWTIVLAGNFTGGAIGAAVLAWGGVFSDEAFEAALYLGTHGPETAWLDLFFKAAFAGLIVAGVVWVEYAARETVARILIVYMAFLAIPIGNLFHVVTSFTEMAFAVFLGELSLYVGVVHFVLPVALGNTIGGILLVTVVNWFQTSERRLESARFEGIERRLSIQEWTLGSVVGRSYVPIIDTADTTAPADDDTYRVVVPIANPRTESRLVELAATLASTRESAIVHVVHVVQTPDQPSAVGTDRQRARIVNESESLLEDVTGSIDYGNVDSETSTVVTHRSFEEIFDTAVREHADLVVMGWGGNNLWDAARAERPISELTSQLPCDFLVVRDRGLDTSRILLPTAGGPDSDLSAEVAKTLSDTTGAEVSLLHIVDGPDDRRAGEEFLEEWAIDHDLHDAEILVDDSGNVEEAICRAADDHTTIMLGATERGLLSRLVTSSLHLDVVNEVDCSVMLAERPSGRSFFRRLFGR, encoded by the coding sequence ATGAGCGATCACGAGCAGCCCGGTAGCGTGGAGGAAGACCGCGCTGACCGGGACCAAGAGGAGGCGCCGCCGCCCGATCACGACGCGGAGGCGGAGCGAGTCCGCGAGGCCGTCGACCGCTCCCGAAGCGGAGCGCCGGCGGCCGGATCGGTCGTCCGCGACCGGTTCTCTTCGGACGAGGTCTTTCAGCGGATCGTCGCGGCGGCCGACGAGGAGGTCACCTCTGGCAGCCGCGAACTGTTCTTCAGCGGCATCGCCGCCGGCTTCGCGATCACGATCACGGTCCTGCTGTACGCCTCGCTGTACGGGGCGACCGACGGCCATCCGATCCTGAGCGCGCTGCTGTACCCGCTCGGGTTTATCTACATCATCATCGGTGGCTACCAACTGTACACCGAAAATACGCTGCCGCCGGTGGCGCTCACCCTCGAGCGTCTCGCGAGCATCCCCGCGCTCTTGCGCCACTGGACGATCGTCCTCGCCGGCAACTTCACCGGCGGCGCGATCGGCGCCGCAGTGCTCGCGTGGGGCGGCGTCTTCTCCGACGAGGCGTTCGAGGCGGCGCTGTATCTCGGCACCCACGGTCCGGAGACCGCGTGGTTAGACCTGTTCTTCAAGGCGGCCTTCGCCGGTCTGATCGTCGCCGGCGTCGTCTGGGTGGAGTACGCCGCCCGCGAGACGGTCGCCAGAATCCTGATCGTCTACATGGCGTTCCTCGCGATCCCGATCGGGAACCTCTTCCACGTCGTCACCTCCTTTACTGAGATGGCCTTTGCCGTCTTCCTCGGCGAACTCTCCCTCTACGTGGGCGTCGTCCACTTCGTCCTCCCGGTGGCGCTCGGCAACACCATTGGCGGCATCCTGTTGGTGACCGTCGTCAACTGGTTCCAGACCAGCGAACGACGCCTCGAGTCGGCTCGGTTCGAGGGGATCGAACGGCGCCTCTCGATCCAAGAGTGGACCCTCGGTAGCGTCGTCGGGCGCTCGTACGTCCCCATAATCGACACGGCCGATACGACCGCTCCCGCCGACGACGACACCTACCGGGTGGTCGTCCCCATCGCGAACCCGCGCACCGAATCCCGGCTCGTCGAACTCGCCGCGACGCTCGCGAGCACCCGCGAGTCGGCGATCGTCCACGTCGTCCACGTCGTCCAGACGCCCGACCAGCCGTCGGCGGTCGGCACCGACAGACAGCGCGCCCGAATCGTCAACGAATCCGAGAGCTTACTCGAGGACGTCACCGGGTCGATCGACTACGGCAACGTCGACAGCGAGACGTCGACGGTCGTCACCCACCGCTCGTTCGAGGAGATCTTCGACACCGCCGTCCGCGAGCACGCCGACCTCGTAGTGATGGGCTGGGGCGGCAACAACCTGTGGGACGCCGCGCGCGCCGAACGGCCCATCAGCGAACTCACCAGCCAGCTCCCCTGTGACTTCCTCGTGGTCAGGGACCGCGGGCTGGACACCTCGCGGATCCTGCTGCCGACGGCCGGCGGTCCGGACTCGGATCTGAGCGCCGAGGTCGCGAAGACGCTCAGTGACACCACCGGTGCCGAGGTCTCGCTGCTGCACATCGTCGACGGTCCCGACGACCGCCGCGCCGGCGAGGAGTTCTTAGAGGAGTGGGCCATCGACCACGACCTCCACGACGCCGAGATCCTCGTCGACGACTCCGGAAACGTCGAGGAGGCCATCTGTCGCGCGGCGGACGATCACACGACGATCATGCTCGGCGCGACCGAGCGCGGCCTGCTCTCGCGGCTCGTGACCAGCTCGCTGCACTTAGACGTCGTCAACGAGGTCGACTGCTCGGTGATGCTCGCGGAGCGACCGAGCGGACGGAGTTTCTTCAGGCGGCTGTTCGGTCGGTAG